Genomic DNA from Streptococcus uberis:
CAGCTTGTCCGGGGCTAAATGAGATGGCGTAACCTGGTTTTGCCTCATGTGTGGTTTGATAGCCCGGCTTATGTTTCCAATCGCCACCATTACCCATGAATGGTCCAAACTGGTAGCCAAGTTCTTTGGCGCGGTTAAAGACGTACCAAGTGCATTGGCCCCAAGGGTAGGTGCCTGCCACATAGTTGCCCGCTTGGTTAGCTTTTGAAACAGAATAACCCGTTGGGACTGCCATCATAGCGACGGACGACGTGTTGAGCAGTTCCTTAGGAATCTCAGGCGTCCCACCATGGCTGTCGATCCACTTGTCAATGCTCTCCATAATGGCCGCACGACGTTTACCCGAACCGCTAGCATCAGTGAAATAAACCCCACCTAGAGCCGCTACATTCAAGTTGCCAGTTGACAAGAGTTGCGCTTTTTGGTCTTGAATGGCAAAGCTGGTGTTTTGGTTTTGGATGATGGTTTCCTGCGTCATTTTAATGACAGCTTTGTCATCACTAAAGTTTTGAGCATTAGTTGGATTGTTGTCAAATGCCCCAAAACCAAACATATTGGCACCTGGTGCTGTGGCTACGCCTTGTGTACCAAGCGAACTTTCTGCGATAGCAATGGCAATAATTGCACGCGCATCCAGACCAGATAATTTCTCCCAGTCTAAGATTTTTTGACCGTTGATACGATTGCTATCGTATTTAATGCCGGTAGACTGTAAGAATCCATCAAGCTGTGCGGCTGTAATACCGTATCGGTGAGACAAGAGATTGTGTGTATAGGCATCATTGCCTGTCCAGTGTTTGACATAAGCTGCGCTAGCCATTGCCGTAGGCATAGAGACATTTGACAAGTCAATACCACTCGTAATTGCAGGCTTCACAGTTTCCGCTTTTTGAGGTGCGACTGGTGCTTGAGGTTGGCTTGCTTTAGACTCAGCTTGAGGCTGGTTAGGCACCACTGGTGTCACCGGCTGACTAGGAGTTGGTGTTTCAGGTTTGCTTGTTTCTGTTTGCGTACCAGGTTGCGTTTCTGCTTTAGAATCACCGGTTGAGGGAACTGTTTGATCTGTACTAGTCGTCGGATTAGTTTCTGTTGATCCCTCAGTTACAGTCTCAGTAGGAGCTGTTGTGCTTTCCACTGGTATGGCAGGGTCATCAGCTGAAGGCAGACTTGCCTCAGGTACCACTGTCGTCGCTTCTGATGAAACTGAGTCCGATGCTTTTGTCGTCTCAGCACTAGCAGCTTCTTCAGCTTTATCACTTGTTTGATTTGTTACAGTCGTTGCTTGCGTCAAAACAGTTTGCGCATCCTGAGCAAAAACCGTAACAGCCGATAAGTTTGACGTGGCAATCGCACACAACAAACTCAATGCAATAT
This window encodes:
- a CDS encoding CHAP domain-containing protein, with amino-acid sequence MKKEKYIALSLLCAIATSNLSAVTVFAQDAQTVLTQATTVTNQTSDKAEEAASAETTKASDSVSSEATTVVPEASLPSADDPAIPVESTTAPTETVTEGSTETNPTTSTDQTVPSTGDSKAETQPGTQTETSKPETPTPSQPVTPVVPNQPQAESKASQPQAPVAPQKAETVKPAITSGIDLSNVSMPTAMASAAYVKHWTGNDAYTHNLLSHRYGITAAQLDGFLQSTGIKYDSNRINGQKILDWEKLSGLDARAIIAIAIAESSLGTQGVATAPGANMFGFGAFDNNPTNAQNFSDDKAVIKMTQETIIQNQNTSFAIQDQKAQLLSTGNLNVAALGGVYFTDASGSGKRRAAIMESIDKWIDSHGGTPEIPKELLNTSSVAMMAVPTGYSVSKANQAGNYVAGTYPWGQCTWYVFNRAKELGYQFGPFMGNGGDWKHKPGYQTTHEAKPGYAISFSPGQAGADRTYGHVGIVEDVKEDGSILISESNVLGLGIISYRTFNAAEAAQLTYVVGEK